From the genome of Clarias gariepinus isolate MV-2021 ecotype Netherlands chromosome 28, CGAR_prim_01v2, whole genome shotgun sequence, one region includes:
- the bglap gene encoding osteocalcin translates to MKTLTILLLSTLIALCACTGASDTTDNKPDSPDGEGLFVEKDKASTVVRQKRATAAADLTVTQLESLREVCEANLACEDMMDTSGIIAAYTRYYGPIPY, encoded by the exons ATGAAGACTCTGACCATCCTGCTGCTCTCCACTCTCATCGCCCTGTGTGCctgcacag GTGCGTCTGACACGACAGATAATAAACCTGATTCTCCTGATGGTGAAG gcctgTTTGTGGAGAAGGACAAGGCATCGACTGTGGTGAGACAGAAGAGAGCTACAGCAGCTGCAGACCTTACAGTGACTCAGCTggagag cCTCCGTGAGGTCTGTGAGGCGAACCTGGCCTGTGAGGACATGATGGACACGTCCGGGATCATCGCCGCCTACACCCGATACTACGGACCGATCCCCtactag
- the LOC128515961 gene encoding WW domain-binding protein 11 — protein sequence MGRRSTSSTKSGKFMNPTDQARKEARKRELKKNKKQRMMVRAAVLKMKDPRQIIRDMEKLDEMEFNPVQQPLLNDKVLRDKRKKLRETFERIVRLYERENPETYKELRKLELEYETKRGQLSLYFDSVKNAESVEVDSIPLPDMPHAPSSVLIQDIPLPGAQPPSILKKTSSFGKGTAVSSAAVAGVPRLPPGRKPPGPPPGPPPPQILQLYKPDAGGEADIDMADRDSDSGSDGGEDQSESDDQSDGEGDELLEKRGLGSRQDDRERDDERERGRTVRFADMPQQTKKRKKRVVKKTKAITPLQAMMLRMAGQSIPEEEEEVEEEEYTDSDQSDSEVLEPPGESQLAPSLNRLPPPSAPMGAPPPQQQPPPHLQPPPLTGPPPLGPPPAPPMRPPGPPSGPPPGPPPGAPPFLRPPNLPGALRGPMPRMLPPGPPPGRPPGPPPGPPPGLPPGPPPRGPPPRLPPPAPPGIPPPPPRAGPPRMAPPLSMFPPPLNPNVLSAPPSIVPRQKPPPSSSTPSSSNDPSLLAPPSLPLSIRPSSMQMPPPPGTVPTPVSAPTHTIEKRANITSVSGAAGQSGAATISAKPQIINPKAEVTRFVPTALRVRRDRMGPQGVAPTEKGGRKEEERVGHGFKAMPSANPVHLGPSLAPPSMKTKDQVYEAFMREMEGLL from the exons ATGGGGCGTCGATCCACCTCGTCCACCAAGAGTGGGAAATTCATGAACCCCACTGACCAGGCCC gtaaggAGGCCAGGAAGAGGGAGCTCAAAAAG AACAAGAAGCAGAGGATGATGGTGAGAGCTGCTGTCCTGAAGATGAAAGACCCCAGACAGATCATCAGAGACATGGAGAAACTGGATGAaatgg agtttAACCCGGTTCAGCAGCCCTTGTTGAACGACAAAGTGCTGCGTGATAAGAGGAAGAAGTTACGCGAGACCTTCGAGCGAATCGTGCGtctgtatgagagagagaatcCCGAGACGTATAAAGAGCTGCGCAAACTGGAGCTGGAGTACGAGACCAAACGGGGACAGTTATCGCTATACTTCGACTCGGTCAAG AACGCGGAGTCTGTGGAGGTGGACAGTATTCCTCTTCCTGACATGCCTCATGCACCGTCCAGCGTCCTTATTCAGGACATCCCATTGCCGGGAGCCCAACCCCCATCGATCCTCAAGAAGACCTCTAGCTTTGG CAAAGGGACGGCGGTGTCGTCAGCAGCAGTTGCGGGGGTCCCTCGGTTACCACCGGGACGCAAACCTCCCGGACCTCCCCCTGGGCCTCCGCCACCCCAGATACTACAGCTCTACAAACCAg ACGCAGGAGGCGAGGCTGACATCGACATGGCTGATCGAGACAGCGATAGTGGCTCTGACGGAGGAGAGGACCAGAGCGAATCAGACGACCAGAGCGACGGAGAGGGAGATGAACTGTTGGAGAAGAGGGGCCTGGGAAGCCGACAGGATGATCGAGAGAGGGACGACGAGAGGGAAAGAG GTCGCACCGTGCGTTTTGCCGATATGCCACAGCAGACGAAGAAGCGAAAGAAGAGGGTGGTAAAGAAAACGAAGGCGATCACACCCCTCCAGGCCATGATGTTAAGGATGGCAG gtcagtCTATTccagaggaagaggaggaggttgAGGAGGAGGAGTACACAGACTCCGATCAATCCGACAGCGAGGTCTTGGAGCCCCCCGGCGAGAGCCAATTAGCTCCCTCCCTGAACCGACTCCCCCCACCGTCAGCACCGATGGGAGCGCCGCCGCCACAGCAGCAGCCCCCGCCCCACCTGCAGCCACCCCCTCTCACAGGCCCTCCTCCTTTAGGacctcctcctgctcctccaATGAGGCCTCCGGGCCCACCCTCAGGTCCACCTCCTGGGCCTCCGCCAG GCGCCCCTCCCTTCCTCAGGCCCCCTAATCTACCTGGTGCTCTCAGGGGGCCGATGCCGCGTATGTTGCCCCCTGGTCCACCTCCTGGGCGGCCTCCAGGCCCACCCCCTGGCCCACCACCAGGCCTTCCTCCAGGTCCACCTCCAAGAGGACCGCCTCCCAGACTGCCTCCCCCAGCGCCACCAG GTattcctccccctcctcctcgtGCTGGTCCTCCACGCATGGCTCCGCCCCTCTCCATGTTCCCGCCTCCTCTAAACCCCAACGTCCTGAGTGCCCCTCCCAGCATCGTTCCTCGTCAGAAGCCCCCGCCTTCCTCTTCCACGCCTTCCTCTTCCAACGATCCCTCCCTCTTAGCTCCGCCTTCCCTCCCTCTGTCCATCCGCCCATCCTCCATGCAGATGCCCCCTCCTCCAGGTACCGTTCCCACTCCTGTCAGCGCCCCCACCCACACCATAGAGAAGCGCGCCAACATCACGAGCGTCTCCGGCGCTGCGGGACAGTCGGGCGCCGCCACCATCTCGGCAAAACCGCAGATCATCAACCCCAAAGCGGAAGTGACGCGGTTCGTTCCCACGGCGTTGCGTGTCCGCAGGGACCGGATGGGTCCGCAGGGGGTGGCGCCCACCGAAAAAGGAGGGAggaaagaggaggagagagTCGGGCACGGATTCAAAGCCATGCCGTCGGCGAACCCCGTCCATCTCGGCCCCAGCTTGGCCCCTCCCAGCATGAAGACCAAGGACCAGGTGTACGAGGCGTTCATGAGAGAGATGGAGGGCTTACTGTGA
- the ddx47 gene encoding probable ATP-dependent RNA helicase DDX47 produces MAESPDRAAAADSETPEGLNTEEPEEEQEEKEEVTEETKSFKDLGVTEVLCEACDLLGWKKPTKIQMEAIPVALQGRDVIGLAETGSGKTGAFALPILQSLLSSPQRLHTLVLTPTRELAFQISEQFEALGSSIGVKTAVIVGGIDMMSQSLVLAKKPHVVIATPGRLIDHLENTKGFNLRSVKFLVMDEADRILNMDFESEVDKILKLIPRERHTFLFSATMTKKVQKLQRAALKDPVKCAVSSKYATVDKLQQYYIFIPAKYKDCYLVSILNELAGNSFMVFCSTCNNTQRVTLLLRNLGITAIPLHGQMSQNKRLGALNKFKSKSRSVLLATDVASRGLDIPHVDCVINFDIPTHSKDYIHRVGRTARAGRSGKSITFVTQYDVELFQRIETLIGKKLPAFPTQEEEVMMLVERVSEAQRFARLEMKEQGEKRKRKGREEVGDDAEHSSGVRKKVKGGKFAGGRGGGARRGR; encoded by the exons ATGGCGGAGTCTCCAGacagagcagcagcagcagacagCGAGACTCCGGAGGGGTTAAACACGGAGGAACCGGAGGAGGaacaggaggagaaggaggaggtgaCCGAGGAGACCAAGAGCTTCAAAGATCTG ggagtcACAGAGGTGCTGTGTGAGGCCTGTGATCTGTTAGGAtggaaaaaacccaccaagatcCAGATGGAGGCGATTCCTGTGGCCCTGCAGG ggagAGACGTGATCGGTCTGGCCGAGACGGGCTCGGGGAAGACAGGTGCGTTCGCTCTGCCCATCCTGCAGTCTCTGCTCTCGTCTCCCCAGCGTCTCCACACGCTCGTCCTCACGCCAACCAGAGAGCTCGCCTTCCAGATCTCCGAGCAGTTCGAGGCCCTGGGCTCCAGCATCGGGGTGAAGACGG CCGTCATTGTTGGAGGAATTGACATGATGTCACAGTCGCTGGTGCTGGCTAAGAAACCCCATGTAGTGattg ctacTCCCGGTAGATTAATCGACCACCTGGAGAACACGAAGGGCTTTAACCTGCGGTCGGTGAAGTTCCTGGTGATGGACGAAGCCGACCGGATTCTCAACATGGACTTTGAGTCTGAG GTGGATAAGATCCTGAAGCTGATTCCCCGAGAGAGACACACCTTCCTGTTCTCCGCCACCATGACCAAAAAG GTCCAGAAGTTACAGAGAGCTGCTCTAAAGGATCCGGTGAAGTGCGCCGTTTCGAGCAAATACGCCACCGTGGACAAGCTGCAGCAGTATTACATCTTCATCCCGGCCAAGTACAAG gaCTGCTACCTGGTCTCCATACTGAACGAATTAGCCGGGAACTCGttcatggttttctgcagtACGTGCAACAACACACAGCGGGTGACGCTCTTACTGAGGAACCTGGGTATCACCGCCATCCCACTGCACGGGCAAATGAGCCAG AATAAACGTCTCGGTGCTCTGAACAAGTTCAAGTCGAAGTCTCGGTCTGTGCTGCTAGCGACGGACGTGGCCTCACGTGGCTTAGACATTCCGCATGTAGACTGTGTCATCAACTTCGACATCCCCACACACTCCAAG gaCTACATCCACCGTGTGGGCAGGACGGCCCGGGCTGGACGATCTGGAAAATCCATCACATTCGTTACACA GTATGACGTGGAGCTTTTCCAGCGGATTGAAACTCTGATCGGGAAGAAACTCCCTGCTTTCCCCACGCAGGAAGAGGAAGTGATGATGCTAGTGGAGCGAGTGAGCGAGGCACAGAGATTCGCTCGACTC GAAATGAAGGAGCAGGGagaaaagaggaagaggaaaGGCAGGGAAGAAGTAGGCGACGACGCCGAACACTCGAGTGGCGTCAGGAAAAAAGTGAAAGGAGGAAAATTTGCAGGAGGAAGAGGTGGCGGCGCCAGGAGAGGGCGCTag
- the LOC128515954 gene encoding histone-lysine N-methyltransferase PRDM9-like — MKSAEASLFCTMPPVTPAQSLCKAEQTETSLTSARGSVRHFNSYDQINGGFEKKPIKEEPEDEDFSCGKISNSERHISHVDQQSEEFHELFLKEEPEDGNDVCGETSSCIVHVNLVDEENKEFQEKLLKEKEPKEDDFLYCEYCRSFFINKCEIHGPALFLPDTPVPKGVSDRARQTLPPGLEVQGSCIPKAGLGVFNRGDTVPVGAHYGPYQGDLVDKEEGMTSSYSWVIYNSRHFEKYIDAKRVTHANWMRYVNCAHNSEESNLVAFQYQGEIFYRCRRPIKPRQELLVWYEEKYAKALGITFKCVWNKKCSISESSDYSVNYFSCSMCSLICTSQIDLHNHINMCHYEENISMQKVERTKHKISKATAISVRKQNQTGTCFKTSDLKEIYCCSECGKRFAGRFLLKRHLRIHTGERPFQCLQCGKRFARQSHLQAHQTIHTGEKLYACSECGKRFNRESTLQRHRLIHTGEKPYQCSECGKRFTYQNALKRHLRVHTGEKPYACSECGKRFNYHNAFQRHQRVHTGEKPYICSECGKSFSQSISLQIHQLVHTGEKPYACLECGKVFLQQNTLQIHQRIHTGERPFRCGQCEKSFNQDSALQRHQRTHTGERPYRCSQCKKSFDRQCHLKRHEHIHTGEKPYQCSQCGKHFNRESTLQRHQHTHTGQKLYICSECGKSFTRQSNLKIHQQVHTEEKQ; from the exons ATGAAGTCAGCAGAAGCCAGCCTGTTCTGTACGATGCCTCCTGTTACACCTGCACAG TCCCTGTGCAAGGCTGAACAGACAGAAACGTCTTTGACGTCAGCTAGAGGCTCTGTGCGTCACTTCAACAGTTATGACCAAATTAATGGAGGATTTGAAAAGAAACCAATAAAAGAAGAACCTGAAGATGAAGACTTCAGCT GTGGTAAGATATCGAATTCTGAAAGACACATCAGCCATGTGGACCAACAGAGTGAAGAGTTTCATGAGCTGTTTTTAAAGGAAGAACCTGAAGATGGAAATGATGTCT GTGGTGAGACATCAAGCTGTATTGTCCATGTGAACCTTGTGgatgaagaaaacaaagaattccaggaaaagcttttaaaagaaaaagaacctAAAGAAGATGACTTTCTCT ATTGTGAATATTGCAGATCCTTCTTCATCAACAAGTGTGAGATACATGGACCAGCTCTCTTCCTCCCGGATACCCCTGTTCCAAAGGGGGTTTCAGATCGAGCCAGACAAACACTTCCCCCTGGTCTCGAGGTTCAGGGATCTTGTATTCCAAAAGCAGGGCTGGGAGTGTTTAATAGGGGGGATACTGTTCCAGTTGGTGCCCACTATGGGCCTTACCAGGGAGACCTGGTAGACAAAGAAGAAGGCATGACAAGTAGCTACTCTTGGGTG ATTTACAACAGCAGACATTTTGAAAAATACATTGATGCTAAGAGAGTGACCCATGCAAATTGGATGAG GTATGTGAATTGTGCTCATAATAGTGAAGAGTCCAATCTGGTGGCCTTCCAGTATCAAGGGGAAATTTTCTACCGTTGCCGTCGACCAATCAAACCAAGACAGGAGCTTTTGGTGTGGTATGAAGAGAAGTACGCCAAGGCTCTTGGCATCACTTTCAAATGCGTCTGGAACAAAAAGTGCTCCATAAGCG aaTCGAGTGATTACTCCGTGAACTATTTTTCCTGTTCGATGTGTTCACTTATCTGTACATCTCAAATTGACCTTCACAACCATATCAATATGTGTCACTATGAGGAAAATATCAGCATGCAGAAAGTAGAACgaactaaacataaaatttcAAAAGCCACAGCAATCTCTGTACGTAAACAAAACCAGACTGGTACTTGCTTTAAGACCTCTGACTTGAAAGAGATTTACTGCTGCTCAGAGTGTGGGAAGCGCTTTGCTGGACGATTTCTTCTAAAACGACACctgcgcattcacactggagaacGTCCGTTTCAGTGCTTGCAGTGTGGGAAACGTTTTGCTCGACAGAGTCACCTTCAAGCACATCAAACTATTCACACGGGAGAGAAGCTGTATGCGTGCTCAGAGtgtgggaaacgttttaatcgAGAGAGTACTCTCCAACGGCACCGACTTATTCACACAGGGGAAAAGCCGTATCAGTGTTCAGAGTGCGGGAAGAGGTTTACTTACCAGAACGCGCTCAAGCGGCACCTGCGTGTTCATACTGGTGAGAAGCCTTATGCCTGCTCAGAGTGTGGAAAGAGATTTAATTACCACAATGCATTTCAGCGTCATCAGCGTGTTCATACTGGAGAAAAGCCATACATCTGCtcagagtgtgggaagagttttagcCAGTCAATTTCTCTCCAAATCCATCAGCttgttcacacaggagagaagccgtatgcCTGCTTAGAGTGTGGCAAGGTTTTCCTTCAACAGAATACTCTGCAAATTCACCAGCGCATCCACACCGGAGAGAGGCCGTTtcgctgtggacaatgtgagaAGAGTTTTAATCAAGACAGTGCTCTTCAACGGCACCAGCGCACTCATACGGGAGAAAGGCCATATCGCTGCTCGCAGTGTAAGAAGAGTTTTGATCGACAGTGTCATCTCAAACGGCACGAGCACATCCACacgggagagaagccgtatcagtgctcacagtgtggaaaacATTTTAATCGAGAGAGTACCCTCCAACggcaccagcacacacacacgggacaGAAGCTGTATATCTGCtcagagtgtgggaagagttttacacGACAGAGCAATCTCAAAATACACCAGCAAGTTCACACAGAGGAGAAGCAGTAG